From the Methanobacterium sp. BAmetb5 genome, the window ATAACTAATCCTCACACTGAAACAAGACCATATCGTTTCCTGACAGTTGAATCTATATTGAAAATGGAAGATGGATTAATATCAAAAAGAGATTATGAAAACTACAAAAAATCCATTAATTTCATTGATAAAAATTTTTCTATAATTATTTCTGGACTAGAATCAGACAATATCTCCATTAATAAACAATGCGCCGAATTTTTAGGATATTTTCACGATAAAAGATCTGTAGATCCACTAATTACTTCTTTAAAACATCCAGATAGGGGATTTAGATCAATATGCATCAAGAGCCTAATAAGAATCAAGAAATGTTCTAGGGAACCTTTAATAAATGAATTGAAAAATCCTAATAAGAATGTAAGAAGGGGCGCTATTAAAGCTTTAAATGGGATGCCTGATAAAAGATGCTTTGATTTATATATTAAACTACTTGAAGATGAAGATTGGGTTATTAAATATAATGCAATTGACTTATTGATTAACATAATTCCTTCTAATGCAATAGAGTCTATTTGTAAGTTAATCGAAGATGATAGTGCTAGAGTAAGGGTTAAAGTAGCATGGGCTATTTGGTATCTTTATAGGCTTAATGATATTTATAATATTGATAAAAACCTTGATATTGCAGAATTTATAAGATGTCACGAAATAATTAGTAAATCCGTCTTGAAAGCATTGAGCGATGAGAATAAAACAGTAAGAAAAAGAATGATGTTAGAATTAACAAGAAGAGTTAGCTTAAATGTGTTTTCAACTCTTCATAATAATTTAAAAACTTTATTGGAAGAAATTAAAGGGGAATATGAGCATATTGTTAAGTTAGATGAGGATATAATTAAATTAAAAACTGATATTAAACTAGATACTTTCAAGTCAGATACGATTACAGAGAAATCAAAGCGATTATTGGATATATGGATTTTAAGAGAAAATCTGTTAAATTCTGTCAAAAATAAAATCAGTGTTGCAGATAGTTCTTTAAAAGTTGTAAAAAAGTATGATAATGATCAGTTGCTGATTTATATTGAAGATGCCCTGAAGGATGAAGATTCTAAAATAAGAGAACTTGCTATTCCTCTATTAACTAAATTAGCAAATTATAATGTAGCTCCTATTTTAAAAGAATATTTTGATGATGAAGATCCCTATGTGCGAAAAGCGGTTATCCATGAATTAGGTCGAATAGATAATACTTCAATTCAGTTCATTAAGAAAGCATTAACTGATGAGAGTAAACTTGTACGGAAGAAAGCTAAAACCATACTTTATCGAAGAGGAGAATTAGATAATTACAAGAAAGCATACATTCTTGAAGATGCTTCTCCTGAAGAAAGATCTTCTTATGAGTTATGGTTATCAAATTTGCATAAAAGAAATCCTATGGAATTTAAAGAAAATAAAAATTATATCTACATGTTTTTATATGAAACAGTGCATAAATTCTCTGAAGACAAAAATATTAAAAATTTACTTTCTAATTTTGAGTTTGTTGAAAATAGTTATAACAACACGGATTTGCATCTAGACTTAAACAACTGGAAATCTGGAGCATATTTTACACTTGAAGAATATGAAAAATCTTTTTATTACAAGAAAAAAGCAGGATTAGATTCCTATGAAGACTTATTTATATTTGCCATGTTATTGGACTCCTCAGAAAAGGGTTTAATTAACGGTGAGATTATTTTAAATTTAAGTGATAAAGATAGTCTAAGTGAAGTTGGAGAAAAATATAAAAATGAAATCCAAGTTTCTTTAGATGAAATGATAAATGAAAATTATATTAAATATAATAAACATTTAATTTCCCATTTTATCCATGATCATATATTTTATTCATCAAAAAAGGATCCAGATAAGTTAAAAAGGACAAAATGGAATTATATTTGTGTTTCATTAGAAGATAATGATTTAATTATATTAGGTAAATACTTTGATGATAAATACGAATTTAATGAGTTGAAATTTCATTATTCACGTGAACAGAAAGGAATGGAATATGGGCATCAATTTCCAAACGAAGAGTATTTTTATTTTATACCTTTTCCTAAAGTTCGATCTAAAGACTATTTAGATGATTTTGATTCTTCTATGAAATTTATTGTACCTACTATAATTCTAAAAGCATTCATTAATTATACTCGAAAATTAATTAGAAACGCTGAAAACAAAGTTAGAAAAGCCAACGGTTTGCCAGAAGTAGGCCAAAATTGGATCAATGAAACATTATTATTTAAAAAAATAAAAGAATTATTTCCAAATGAAATTATTATACAACATGGCAAACCTTCATGGTTAGGCCAACAACATCTGGATATTTTCTTTCCAGAAAGGAGT encodes:
- a CDS encoding HEAT repeat domain-containing protein, with the protein product MRTRNLTDEMLEQYLDYITNPHTETRPYRFLTVESILKMEDGLISKRDYENYKKSINFIDKNFSIIISGLESDNISINKQCAEFLGYFHDKRSVDPLITSLKHPDRGFRSICIKSLIRIKKCSREPLINELKNPNKNVRRGAIKALNGMPDKRCFDLYIKLLEDEDWVIKYNAIDLLINIIPSNAIESICKLIEDDSARVRVKVAWAIWYLYRLNDIYNIDKNLDIAEFIRCHEIISKSVLKALSDENKTVRKRMMLELTRRVSLNVFSTLHNNLKTLLEEIKGEYEHIVKLDEDIIKLKTDIKLDTFKSDTITEKSKRLLDIWILRENLLNSVKNKISVADSSLKVVKKYDNDQLLIYIEDALKDEDSKIRELAIPLLTKLANYNVAPILKEYFDDEDPYVRKAVIHELGRIDNTSIQFIKKALTDESKLVRKKAKTILYRRGELDNYKKAYILEDASPEERSSYELWLSNLHKRNPMEFKENKNYIYMFLYETVHKFSEDKNIKNLLSNFEFVENSYNNTDLHLDLNNWKSGAYFTLEEYEKSFYYKKKAGLDSYEDLFIFAMLLDSSEKGLINGEIILNLSDKDSLSEVGEKYKNEIQVSLDEMINENYIKYNKHLISHFIHDHIFYSSKKDPDKLKRTKWNYICVSLEDNDLIILGKYFDDKYEFNELKFHYSREQKGMEYGHQFPNEEYFYFIPFPKVRSKDYLDDFDSSMKFIVPTIILKAFINYTRKLIRNAENKVRKANGLPEVGQNWINETLLFKKIKELFPNEIIIQHGKPSWLGQQHLDIFFPERSIGIEYQGIQHFKPVSYFGGKKAFKKLQKRDKRKKRLCDENNCELICISDKYDIQDVEEKIKLLISA